The following are encoded in a window of Novosphingobium sp. THN1 genomic DNA:
- a CDS encoding acyl-CoA carboxylase subunit beta, producing the protein MSANIAEMEKRREAARLGGGQKRIDAQHAKGKLTARERLEVLLDEGSFEEVDMYVEHNCVDFGMPDTVIPGDGVVTGSGTINGRLVYVFSQDFTVFGGSLSERHAQKICKIMDMALKVGAPVIGLNDSGGARIQEGVASLGGYAEVFQRNVLASGVVPQLSLIMGPCAGGAVYSPAMTDFIFMVKDSSYMFVTGPDVVKTVTNEVVTQEELGGAVTHTTKTSVADLALENDIEALLAARDFFDYLPLSNRQDVPERPTSDPYDRLEPSLDTIVPASATQPYDMHEVIRKTVDEGEFFEIQPKHAANIICGFGRVEGRTVGVVANQPMVLAGVLDINSSKKAARFVRFCDAFNIPIVTFVDVPGFLPGTAQEHNGIIKHGAKLLFAYAEATVPKITVITRKAYGGAYDVMASKHLRGDLNYAWPTAEIAVMGAKGAVEIIFRGLSAEEQAVKTKEYEDRFANPFVAASKGFVDEVIHPHSTRRRVALGLRKLKNKSLENPWKKHDNIPL; encoded by the coding sequence ATGTCCGCCAATATCGCCGAAATGGAAAAGCGCCGGGAAGCCGCGCGGCTGGGTGGCGGGCAGAAGCGCATCGATGCGCAGCACGCCAAGGGCAAGCTGACCGCGCGTGAACGCCTTGAAGTGCTGCTCGACGAAGGCAGCTTCGAGGAAGTGGACATGTACGTCGAGCACAACTGCGTCGACTTCGGCATGCCCGATACGGTCATCCCCGGCGATGGCGTCGTCACCGGTTCGGGCACGATCAACGGCCGTCTGGTCTATGTGTTCAGCCAGGACTTCACCGTGTTCGGCGGATCGCTGTCGGAACGTCACGCGCAGAAGATCTGCAAGATCATGGACATGGCGCTGAAGGTTGGCGCGCCGGTGATCGGCCTCAACGATTCGGGCGGCGCACGCATTCAGGAAGGCGTGGCGTCGCTTGGCGGCTATGCCGAAGTGTTCCAGCGCAACGTGCTGGCATCGGGTGTGGTGCCACAGCTTTCGCTGATCATGGGGCCTTGCGCGGGCGGCGCGGTCTACTCGCCTGCCATGACCGACTTCATCTTCATGGTGAAGGACAGCTCCTACATGTTCGTCACCGGTCCGGACGTGGTGAAGACGGTGACCAACGAGGTCGTCACGCAGGAGGAACTGGGCGGCGCGGTGACGCACACGACCAAGACCTCGGTCGCCGACCTTGCGCTGGAGAACGACATCGAGGCGCTGCTGGCAGCGCGCGATTTCTTCGATTACCTGCCGTTGTCTAACCGTCAGGACGTGCCCGAGCGACCGACGTCGGACCCCTATGACCGTCTCGAGCCGAGCCTCGATACCATCGTCCCGGCTTCGGCGACGCAGCCCTATGACATGCACGAAGTCATTCGCAAGACGGTGGACGAGGGCGAGTTCTTCGAAATCCAGCCCAAGCATGCGGCCAACATCATCTGCGGCTTCGGGCGCGTCGAAGGCCGCACTGTGGGCGTAGTGGCCAACCAGCCGATGGTGCTGGCCGGCGTGCTCGACATCAACTCGTCGAAGAAGGCGGCGCGGTTCGTGCGCTTCTGCGATGCGTTCAACATTCCGATCGTGACCTTCGTGGATGTTCCGGGCTTCCTCCCCGGCACCGCGCAGGAGCACAACGGCATCATCAAGCACGGCGCCAAGCTGCTGTTCGCCTATGCCGAGGCGACCGTGCCCAAGATCACCGTGATCACGCGCAAGGCCTATGGCGGCGCCTATGACGTGATGGCCTCGAAGCACCTGCGCGGTGACTTGAACTACGCCTGGCCGACCGCCGAAATCGCGGTGATGGGCGCCAAGGGCGCGGTCGAGATCATCTTCCGCGGCCTCTCTGCCGAAGAGCAGGCGGTCAAGACGAAGGAATACGAGGACCGCTTCGCCAACCCGTTCGTGGCGGCAAGCAAGGGCTTCGTCGACGAGGTGATCCACCCGCACTCGACGCGCCGCCGCGTGGCGCTGGGCCTCAGGAAGCTCAAGAACAAGAGCCTCGAGAACCCGTGGAAGAAGCACGATAACATCCCGCTCTGA
- a CDS encoding DUF4403 family protein — MHRLLAPLAILLALSGCNGAGGGGKPVRTSDAIEVEPAPSLITVPVEADLADLSRVLEREIPQQLWTIDKPGQTCVKSKGLDIGIATIKTPRLKCRIIGAVTRGSLRLEGSGRDIRIAMPLHAKIRAENVAGLIDESATADAMAHAVVRLDIAPDWTPRGRVDISYDWTDAPHVDFMGQRIDIADKADEKLRPVIAKLERDLPGELGKLHLREAVAKAWADAFTTVSLNRENPPVWMRITPRELRYGGYQVVGGKLRLRLGLQALTETFVGQRPADPKSAPLPNMKRLEQSAGKLEFFLPVFADYRELEPVLMKALTKRSAQPFDVPGVGPVMAQFKAVEIYGTKGGKIAVGINFSARPQAGGETASGTVWLTGKPVNAKNSRRVGFEDLSVSGTTDMTGGDLIIDLINAPGVAQYVASSLTQDFERDYAKLLGKVDRAIEVKREGDFIVEADLLRTRSGQLQAAGQGLYLPVWATGTATVRVVN, encoded by the coding sequence ATGCACCGCCTCCTCGCTCCGCTCGCAATCCTCCTCGCCTTGTCCGGCTGCAATGGCGCAGGCGGGGGCGGCAAGCCCGTCCGCACGTCCGACGCGATCGAGGTCGAGCCTGCGCCGTCGCTGATCACGGTCCCGGTAGAGGCCGATCTGGCCGACCTGTCTCGCGTGCTGGAACGCGAGATTCCCCAGCAGTTGTGGACGATCGACAAGCCGGGCCAGACCTGCGTCAAGAGCAAGGGCCTGGACATCGGCATCGCCACGATCAAGACGCCAAGGCTGAAGTGCCGCATCATCGGCGCGGTCACACGCGGGAGCCTGCGGCTGGAAGGATCAGGCCGCGACATCCGCATCGCGATGCCGCTCCATGCCAAGATCCGCGCCGAAAACGTCGCCGGGCTGATCGACGAATCCGCAACTGCCGATGCCATGGCCCATGCCGTTGTGCGGCTCGACATCGCGCCTGACTGGACTCCGCGCGGCAGGGTGGACATCAGCTATGACTGGACCGACGCACCCCACGTCGATTTCATGGGGCAGCGCATCGACATTGCCGACAAGGCGGATGAGAAACTGCGGCCGGTCATTGCCAAGCTCGAACGCGATCTGCCGGGAGAACTGGGCAAGCTGCACTTGCGCGAGGCGGTGGCCAAGGCCTGGGCCGATGCTTTCACCACGGTTTCGCTGAACCGTGAAAACCCGCCGGTGTGGATGCGCATTACTCCGCGTGAATTGCGCTATGGCGGCTATCAGGTGGTTGGTGGCAAGCTGCGGTTGCGGCTGGGCCTCCAAGCCTTGACCGAGACCTTCGTCGGCCAACGACCGGCTGATCCCAAGTCCGCTCCCTTGCCGAACATGAAGCGGCTGGAGCAGAGCGCGGGCAAGCTCGAATTCTTCCTCCCGGTCTTTGCCGACTATCGCGAACTTGAGCCGGTGCTGATGAAGGCGCTGACGAAGCGGTCGGCACAGCCGTTCGACGTGCCTGGCGTGGGCCCGGTCATGGCGCAGTTCAAGGCGGTGGAGATCTATGGCACCAAGGGTGGCAAGATCGCGGTCGGTATCAACTTTTCCGCCCGTCCTCAGGCGGGTGGGGAGACTGCCAGCGGCACGGTGTGGCTCACCGGAAAGCCGGTGAATGCGAAGAACTCCCGCCGTGTCGGCTTCGAGGACCTGAGCGTCAGCGGCACGACCGACATGACCGGCGGCGATCTGATCATCGACCTGATCAATGCGCCGGGCGTGGCGCAGTACGTGGCCTCGTCGCTGACCCAGGATTTCGAGCGCGACTATGCCAAGTTGCTCGGCAAGGTCGACCGCGCGATCGAGGTCAAGCGCGAGGGCGATTTCATTGTCGAGGCGGACCTGCTGCGCACTCGCTCCGGACAATTGCAGGCGGCGGGGCAGGGGCTTTACCTGCCGGTCTGGGCTACCGGCACGGCGACTGTGCGCGTGGTGAACTGA
- a CDS encoding VOC family protein, which produces MFTHTFLGTNDIEKSRKFYSAVMQTLGHNAVELPHGTLFPSPNGSLIVAKPGNGEAHTVSNGYTLGFKAADSSVVDAWHAAGLANGGTCEGQPGVRENSPGKQYGAYLRDPDGNKICAFAPNPNA; this is translated from the coding sequence TTGTTCACCCACACTTTCCTCGGCACCAACGACATTGAAAAATCGCGCAAATTCTACAGCGCGGTGATGCAGACGCTCGGCCACAATGCGGTGGAACTGCCGCACGGCACGCTGTTCCCTTCGCCCAACGGCTCGCTGATCGTGGCCAAGCCCGGCAACGGCGAAGCGCACACCGTCTCGAACGGCTACACCCTCGGCTTCAAGGCGGCTGACTCCTCGGTGGTCGATGCCTGGCACGCCGCCGGACTTGCCAACGGCGGCACCTGCGAAGGGCAGCCGGGCGTGCGCGAAAATTCGCCGGGCAAGCAGTACGGAGCTTACCTGCGCGATCCCGATGGCAACAAGATCTGCGCTTTCGCGCCCAATCCGAACGCCTGA
- a CDS encoding dipeptidase: MESSSPLVWDGHNDVPEQLRERRKDVLEGFDFNDSRASGMMTDLPGMRAGNVGAQFWSVYVSADLSEPQAVQATLEQIDVMKRLIARHPAEMQFCTDTACVEKAWKSRKIASLLGMEGGHSIGGSLGVLRQMYALGARYMTLTHFRNNAWADSATDAPAHDGLTPLGVKVVKEMQRLGMLVDLAHVSEATMRDVLALGGPPPIVSHSNARAINQHARNISDETLKAIGAAGGIVMVNFYPPYVVEAARQWSASRDAEVARAKALNRGDPDAEKAAIEAWDKANPMPRGSIKDVADHIDHIAKLIGADHAGLGGDLDGVEATVQGLEDVSTYPALFAELKQRGWSQANLAKLSSGNMLRVMKAAEIYAAAHRADPPLESPATF; encoded by the coding sequence TTGGAAAGTTCCTCGCCGCTGGTCTGGGACGGCCACAACGACGTACCCGAACAGCTGCGCGAACGCCGCAAGGACGTGCTGGAAGGCTTTGATTTCAATGACTCCCGTGCGTCGGGCATGATGACCGACCTGCCCGGAATGCGCGCCGGAAACGTCGGCGCACAGTTCTGGTCGGTCTATGTCTCGGCCGATCTGTCTGAACCGCAGGCAGTGCAGGCAACACTCGAACAGATCGACGTGATGAAGCGCCTGATCGCGCGGCATCCGGCTGAGATGCAGTTCTGCACCGACACCGCTTGCGTCGAAAAAGCGTGGAAATCAAGGAAGATAGCCTCGCTTCTCGGCATGGAAGGCGGCCATTCCATCGGTGGTTCCTTGGGCGTGCTGCGCCAGATGTATGCCCTCGGCGCGCGCTACATGACGCTGACCCACTTCAGGAACAACGCCTGGGCCGACAGCGCCACCGACGCCCCGGCGCACGATGGTCTGACGCCGTTAGGTGTCAAAGTTGTCAAGGAAATGCAACGGCTTGGCATGCTGGTCGATCTCGCCCACGTGAGCGAGGCGACGATGCGCGACGTGCTCGCGCTGGGCGGTCCGCCGCCGATCGTAAGCCACTCCAACGCCCGCGCGATCAACCAACACGCCCGCAATATATCGGACGAGACGCTGAAGGCCATCGGCGCAGCGGGCGGGATTGTCATGGTCAACTTCTACCCGCCCTATGTCGTTGAAGCGGCACGACAATGGAGCGCGTCGCGCGATGCCGAAGTGGCTCGCGCCAAGGCACTTAACCGCGGCGATCCCGATGCCGAGAAGGCCGCGATCGAAGCATGGGACAAGGCCAACCCGATGCCGCGCGGCAGCATCAAGGATGTCGCCGATCACATTGATCACATTGCGAAACTGATCGGCGCCGACCACGCCGGCCTCGGCGGAGACCTCGATGGTGTCGAAGCCACGGTCCAGGGCTTGGAGGACGTCTCGACCTATCCCGCGCTCTTCGCCGAGTTGAAGCAGCGCGGATGGTCGCAGGCGAACCTTGCAAAACTGAGCAGCGGCAACATGTTGCGCGTGATGAAGGCGGCTGAAATCTATGCCGCCGCGCACCGCGCCGACCCGCCGCTCGAAAGCCCGGCAACGTTCTGA
- the mce gene encoding methylmalonyl-CoA epimerase, translating into MKLGRLNHVGVATPDIDASIAFYRDVMGASDITEPFVLESQQVRVCFVNTPGENGTAGTQIELIQPTSPDSAVGKWLAANPLGGQHHLCYEVPDIHEAKAWFEGQGKRVLGEPRIGAHGTLIFFVHPKDMGGQLTEIMETPKGGH; encoded by the coding sequence ATGAAGTTGGGCCGCCTCAACCACGTCGGCGTTGCGACGCCCGACATCGACGCTTCCATCGCGTTCTATCGCGACGTGATGGGCGCCTCGGACATAACCGAGCCGTTCGTGCTGGAAAGCCAGCAGGTCCGGGTGTGCTTCGTCAACACGCCGGGCGAGAACGGTACCGCCGGCACGCAGATTGAGCTGATCCAGCCGACCAGCCCGGACAGCGCGGTGGGCAAGTGGCTCGCGGCCAATCCCTTGGGTGGCCAGCACCACCTTTGCTACGAGGTGCCCGACATTCACGAAGCCAAGGCCTGGTTCGAGGGGCAGGGTAAGCGCGTGCTGGGCGAGCCGCGCATCGGCGCGCATGGGACGCTGATCTTCTTCGTGCACCCCAAGGACATGGGCGGGCAACTGACCGAGATCATGGAGACGCCCAAGGGCGGGCATTGA
- a CDS encoding short-chain fatty acyl-CoA regulator family protein — MARRRLFAGEQLKALRITRKLRQGEMASLLGISASYLSQIENDERPLTPALTDRLQQSFPVEWQDFAADRVEPVLSALRDATADPMLGQMLPGDQVERVAEQYPAFAHAFAQLWDQHRRSVQRLEAIDEALGSDSISGGRLPWEEVRDWFHHANNYVDSIDRAAERLAVRLSGTGMTPTSAQMAIWLESRGIAVEQVSGGAMRRFDPEARRLTIDPNQPIESARFQIAYQLAAEALREEISAIVGEATLQSDAARQLLTVGLGNYAAGALIMPYEWFRTRARALRHDIDQLRLTFGASFEQVCHRLSTLQRPQARGIPMFFCRVDMAGNITKRHSATRLQFARFGGACPLWVVHEAVAIPDRIHVQAAEMPDGVRYVSIAKGLVKPSGSYYRTPRRYAVALGCEAALADEFIYADGINLARPEAVTRIGISCRICPRDKCDQRAFPPSDRAIVVDPHERDLVPYGITDFTP; from the coding sequence ATGGCGCGACGCCGCTTGTTTGCAGGCGAACAGCTCAAGGCCTTGCGCATCACGCGCAAGCTGCGTCAGGGCGAGATGGCATCGCTTCTGGGCATCAGCGCCTCGTATCTCTCGCAGATCGAGAATGACGAGCGCCCACTCACCCCTGCGCTGACTGACCGGTTGCAGCAAAGCTTCCCGGTCGAATGGCAGGACTTCGCCGCGGACCGGGTCGAACCCGTGCTCTCCGCGCTGCGCGATGCCACGGCCGATCCGATGCTCGGCCAGATGCTTCCCGGCGATCAGGTGGAGCGCGTGGCCGAGCAATATCCCGCATTTGCTCACGCCTTTGCGCAGTTGTGGGACCAGCATCGCCGCTCGGTCCAGCGCCTCGAAGCCATCGACGAAGCCTTGGGTTCGGACAGCATTTCCGGCGGCCGCCTGCCGTGGGAGGAAGTGCGCGACTGGTTCCACCACGCCAACAACTACGTCGACAGCATCGACCGCGCCGCCGAACGACTCGCCGTGCGCCTGTCCGGCACCGGCATGACGCCAACCTCGGCGCAGATGGCGATCTGGCTTGAAAGCCGTGGCATCGCGGTCGAGCAGGTCAGCGGCGGGGCCATGCGCCGCTTCGATCCAGAGGCACGGCGGCTGACGATCGACCCCAACCAACCCATTGAATCCGCTCGCTTCCAGATCGCCTACCAGCTTGCCGCCGAAGCCCTGCGCGAGGAGATCAGCGCGATTGTCGGTGAGGCAACGCTGCAGTCCGACGCCGCGCGCCAGCTGCTGACGGTGGGCCTCGGCAACTATGCGGCGGGCGCGCTGATCATGCCCTACGAGTGGTTCCGCACCCGCGCCCGTGCGCTGCGCCACGATATCGACCAGTTGCGTCTGACCTTCGGCGCCAGCTTCGAACAGGTCTGCCACCGCCTCTCGACGCTGCAACGCCCGCAGGCACGCGGCATTCCGATGTTCTTCTGCCGCGTCGACATGGCCGGCAACATCACCAAGCGCCACTCCGCCACGCGCCTGCAGTTCGCCCGCTTCGGCGGCGCCTGTCCGCTATGGGTGGTGCACGAAGCCGTGGCGATCCCCGACCGCATCCACGTCCAGGCCGCCGAAATGCCCGATGGCGTGCGCTATGTCTCGATTGCCAAGGGGCTGGTGAAGCCTTCGGGCAGCTACTACCGCACACCCCGCCGCTATGCCGTGGCGCTGGGTTGCGAAGCCGCTTTGGCTGACGAATTCATCTATGCCGACGGCATCAACCTCGCCCGGCCCGAGGCGGTCACCCGGATCGGCATCTCCTGCCGCATCTGCCCGCGCGACAAGTGCGATCAGCGCGCCTTCCCGCCCAGCGACCGCGCCATCGTCGTCGATCCGCACGAACGCGATCTGGTGCCCTATGGGATCACAGACTTTACGCCATGA
- a CDS encoding acetyl-CoA C-acyltransferase family protein has translation MTDIYIVSGARTAIGSFGGGLASLRPAETGAIVIKEAIARAGITADKVQNVVIGTVVPTQPKDAYVSRVAAVNAGVPIEAPAMNVNRLCGSGLQAIVSAAQGIALGEQDIAIGGGAESMSNAPHMVLTARNGQKMGDQVLMDAMLGALHDPFENIHMGVTAENVAERCSISREEQDALAAESQKRAAAAIAAGYFKEQIVPVEIKTRKGTVVFDTDEHVRGETTVESLAGLKPVFKKDGTVTAGNASGINDGAAAVVLASGKAVEEHGLKPMAKILGWGHAGVEPNVMGLGPVKAVPVALQRAGLTLDQIDVIESNEAFAAQACGVAKELGFDPAKTNVNGSGISLGHPIGATGAILTIKAMYELHRTGGRYGLITMCIGGGQGIAMVIEKV, from the coding sequence ATGACCGACATCTACATCGTCTCGGGCGCGCGCACCGCCATCGGCTCGTTCGGCGGCGGCCTTGCCTCGCTGCGTCCGGCCGAGACCGGCGCGATCGTCATCAAGGAAGCCATTGCCCGCGCCGGGATCACGGCGGACAAGGTGCAGAACGTGGTGATCGGCACGGTCGTGCCGACCCAGCCCAAGGACGCCTATGTCAGCCGCGTGGCTGCGGTGAACGCGGGCGTGCCGATCGAGGCTCCGGCGATGAACGTCAATCGTCTGTGCGGTTCGGGCCTGCAGGCCATCGTCTCGGCAGCGCAGGGCATTGCCCTGGGCGAGCAGGACATTGCCATCGGCGGCGGAGCTGAAAGCATGTCGAACGCGCCGCACATGGTGCTGACCGCGCGCAACGGCCAGAAGATGGGCGATCAGGTGCTGATGGACGCGATGTTGGGCGCGCTGCACGATCCGTTCGAGAACATCCACATGGGCGTGACGGCGGAGAACGTGGCCGAGCGCTGCAGCATTTCGCGCGAAGAGCAGGACGCGCTGGCGGCAGAGAGCCAGAAGCGCGCGGCCGCGGCAATCGCGGCTGGCTACTTCAAGGAGCAGATCGTCCCGGTCGAGATCAAGACGCGCAAGGGCACGGTGGTGTTTGACACCGACGAGCATGTGCGTGGCGAGACGACGGTCGAGAGCCTCGCTGGCCTCAAGCCGGTGTTCAAGAAGGACGGCACCGTCACCGCCGGCAATGCCTCGGGCATCAACGATGGCGCGGCTGCGGTCGTGCTGGCCAGCGGCAAGGCCGTTGAAGAGCATGGGCTGAAGCCGATGGCGAAGATTCTCGGCTGGGGCCATGCGGGCGTCGAGCCGAACGTGATGGGTCTGGGGCCGGTCAAGGCCGTGCCGGTGGCGCTGCAGCGGGCAGGGCTGACGCTTGACCAGATCGACGTGATCGAGAGCAACGAGGCGTTTGCGGCGCAGGCTTGCGGCGTGGCCAAGGAACTGGGCTTCGATCCGGCCAAGACCAACGTCAACGGCTCGGGCATCTCGCTCGGCCACCCGATCGGCGCGACCGGCGCGATCCTGACGATCAAGGCGATGTACGAGCTGCACCGGACCGGCGGACGCTATGGCCTGATCACCATGTGCATCGGTGGCGGGCAGGGCATCGCCATGGTCATCGAGAAGGTCTGA
- the scpA gene encoding methylmalonyl-CoA mutase, protein MTDKTLADWQAAAAKEVKGKDLTWQTPEGIAVKPLYTADDVTADPGLPGFAPFTRGVRASMYAGRPWTIRQYAGFSTAEESNAFYRRNLAAGQKGLSVAFDLATHRGYDSDHPRVVGDVGKAGVAIDSVEDMKILFDGIPLDQMSVSMTMNGAVIPILAFFIVAGEEQGVDRKLLDGTIQNDILKEFMVRNTYIYPPEPSMRIISDIFGYTSREMPKFNSISISGYHMQEAGATQVQELAFTIADGMEYVKYGVASGLDIDKFAGRLSFFFAIGMNFFMEVAKLRAARVLWHRVMTKLGAQDERSKMLRTHCQTSGVSLQEQDPYNNVIRTTIEAMAAMLGGTQSLHTNALDEAIALPTDFSARIARNTQIVIQEETGMCNVVDPLGGSYYIEALTQELVDKAWEIIERVEADGGMAKAVAAGWPKAMIEEAAAGRQARVDRGEDVIVGVNKYRLANEDQIETLEVDNHAVREAQIARLKRVRETRDETKCRAALNALTEGAKTGGNLLELAVEAARHRATLGEISDAMEVVFGRHGTFPTPVKGVYGSAYAGDSRYQQVLDGVEAVTRRLGRKPRMLVAKMGQDGHDRGANVIASAFGDMGFEVTSGPLFQTPEEAAALALEKDVDAVGASSLAAGHKTLIPELIGHLKAAGRADIKVVAGGVIPPQDYDYLREAGVQGIYGPGSNVVECAADMLRLLGHNMPPLGSEIDAA, encoded by the coding sequence ATGACCGACAAGACACTGGCCGACTGGCAGGCCGCCGCCGCCAAGGAAGTGAAGGGCAAGGATCTTACCTGGCAGACGCCGGAAGGCATCGCCGTAAAGCCGCTCTACACTGCCGACGACGTGACGGCAGACCCTGGCCTGCCCGGTTTCGCCCCGTTCACGCGCGGCGTGCGCGCCTCGATGTATGCGGGCCGTCCCTGGACGATCCGCCAGTACGCCGGCTTCTCGACCGCCGAGGAATCCAACGCCTTCTATCGCCGCAATCTGGCCGCAGGGCAGAAGGGCCTGTCGGTCGCCTTCGACCTTGCGACGCACCGTGGCTATGACTCGGACCATCCGCGCGTCGTCGGCGATGTCGGCAAGGCAGGCGTCGCCATCGACAGCGTCGAGGACATGAAGATCCTGTTCGACGGCATCCCGCTCGATCAGATGTCGGTATCGATGACCATGAACGGCGCGGTGATCCCGATCCTCGCCTTCTTCATCGTTGCGGGCGAGGAACAGGGCGTCGACCGCAAGCTGCTCGACGGGACCATCCAGAACGACATCCTCAAGGAGTTCATGGTCCGCAACACCTACATCTACCCGCCCGAGCCTTCGATGCGGATCATCTCGGACATCTTCGGCTACACCAGCCGCGAGATGCCGAAGTTCAACTCGATCTCGATTTCCGGCTACCACATGCAGGAAGCCGGGGCGACACAGGTGCAGGAACTGGCCTTCACCATCGCCGACGGCATGGAATACGTGAAATACGGCGTCGCCAGCGGGCTCGACATCGACAAGTTCGCCGGCCGCCTCTCGTTCTTCTTCGCCATCGGCATGAACTTCTTCATGGAAGTGGCCAAGCTGCGCGCGGCGCGCGTCCTTTGGCACCGGGTGATGACAAAGCTCGGCGCGCAGGACGAACGTTCGAAGATGCTGCGCACCCACTGCCAGACCTCGGGCGTCAGCTTGCAGGAGCAGGACCCCTACAATAACGTCATCCGCACCACGATCGAGGCAATGGCCGCGATGCTGGGCGGCACGCAGTCGCTTCACACTAACGCGCTCGATGAAGCCATCGCGCTGCCGACCGACTTTTCCGCCCGCATCGCGCGCAACACGCAGATCGTGATCCAGGAAGAGACCGGCATGTGCAACGTGGTCGATCCGCTCGGCGGGTCGTACTACATCGAGGCGCTGACGCAGGAACTGGTCGACAAGGCGTGGGAGATCATCGAGCGCGTCGAGGCCGATGGCGGCATGGCCAAGGCCGTGGCAGCCGGTTGGCCCAAGGCGATGATCGAGGAGGCTGCTGCTGGCCGACAGGCCCGCGTCGACCGTGGCGAGGACGTGATCGTCGGCGTCAACAAGTATCGCCTGGCGAACGAAGACCAGATCGAGACGCTTGAAGTCGACAACCACGCGGTGCGCGAGGCGCAGATCGCCCGCCTCAAGCGCGTGCGCGAGACCCGCGACGAGACCAAGTGCCGTGCGGCGCTGAATGCGCTGACCGAAGGTGCAAAGACCGGCGGCAACCTCCTCGAACTCGCCGTGGAAGCCGCGCGCCACCGCGCGACGCTGGGCGAGATCTCTGATGCGATGGAAGTCGTGTTCGGCCGCCACGGCACGTTCCCGACGCCGGTGAAGGGCGTCTACGGCTCGGCCTATGCCGGGGATTCGCGCTACCAGCAGGTGCTCGACGGCGTGGAGGCCGTGACCCGCCGCCTCGGCCGCAAGCCCCGCATGCTCGTCGCCAAGATGGGCCAGGACGGGCACGATCGCGGTGCCAACGTGATCGCCTCCGCCTTTGGTGACATGGGCTTCGAGGTGACGTCCGGCCCGCTGTTCCAGACGCCCGAGGAAGCCGCGGCGCTGGCGCTGGAAAAGGACGTCGACGCGGTCGGCGCATCGTCGCTTGCCGCCGGGCACAAGACCCTGATCCCCGAACTGATCGGCCATCTCAAGGCCGCTGGCCGTGCAGACATCAAGGTTGTGGCGGGCGGCGTGATCCCGCCGCAGGACTACGATTACCTGCGCGAGGCAGGCGTGCAGGGCATCTACGGTCCCGGCTCGAACGTGGTCGAATGCGCCGCCGACATGCTGCGCCTGCTTGGCCACAACATGCCGCCGCTGGGTAGCGAGATCGACGCCGCCTGA